One genomic segment of uncultured Desulfobacter sp. includes these proteins:
- a CDS encoding transposase: MKKNPSYGLSKKQKLWLSFCLSGVLLTNSICWKRFERISLGKFRFSALSWMFRNSKISFDDLLQQSTCNILKHYGIKEGVLCIDDVDRARSKSTKKIYKVHKLKDKLTGGFLNGQCIVFLFLVTPVASFPVGFEFYHPDPLWKEWKKEDDRLKKKKIPKKKRPKEPQRNPEYPTKVQLALVLLKIFHKKHPDIEINAILADGLYGHAEFVDGSSLIFGGTQTITKMKSNQNVRFKNRIISVQKFFESYPLISQKVSVRGKKDTEIFVSSARLYVPSHNAKRFVIAIQYPDEKKPRYLLASDLSWRTLDIVQAYFFRWLIEVFFEDWKGHEGWGKLTKHTGEDGSRSSLILSLLLDHALFFHHHQKARLENKLPAWSVGSLSQRIHTEALVQFVQDFCGNEISEQKLDKLKAGTRSKAWPRMT, translated from the coding sequence ATGAAAAAGAACCCCAGTTATGGACTATCCAAAAAACAAAAACTGTGGCTAAGCTTCTGTTTAAGTGGCGTTTTGTTAACCAATAGTATTTGCTGGAAACGATTTGAACGAATCAGTTTAGGGAAATTCCGTTTTTCCGCTCTTTCTTGGATGTTCCGAAATTCAAAAATCAGCTTCGATGACTTACTGCAACAGAGTACGTGTAATATTTTGAAGCATTATGGCATAAAAGAAGGCGTTCTTTGCATAGATGATGTAGACCGTGCCCGATCAAAGTCCACCAAAAAGATATATAAAGTTCACAAGCTTAAAGATAAACTTACCGGAGGTTTTTTAAATGGGCAATGCATTGTCTTTTTATTTTTGGTAACACCTGTGGCCTCTTTCCCTGTGGGGTTTGAATTTTATCATCCGGACCCATTGTGGAAAGAGTGGAAAAAGGAAGATGATCGCCTTAAAAAAAAGAAAATTCCTAAGAAAAAGCGTCCCAAGGAGCCGCAGAGAAATCCTGAGTACCCAACGAAAGTTCAATTGGCCCTTGTGCTTTTGAAAATATTCCATAAAAAACATCCGGACATTGAAATCAACGCTATTTTGGCAGATGGTCTTTATGGGCACGCTGAATTTGTTGATGGCAGTTCCCTTATCTTTGGTGGCACTCAAACCATCACCAAAATGAAGTCTAATCAAAATGTACGGTTTAAAAATCGCATAATTTCTGTACAAAAATTTTTCGAATCTTATCCTCTGATATCTCAAAAAGTATCGGTTAGAGGCAAAAAAGACACTGAAATTTTTGTCTCATCGGCTCGTCTGTATGTGCCGTCTCACAATGCAAAGCGTTTTGTTATCGCCATTCAGTACCCTGATGAGAAAAAACCACGCTATTTGTTAGCCTCTGACTTAAGTTGGAGAACATTGGATATTGTTCAAGCATACTTTTTCCGCTGGTTGATAGAGGTTTTCTTTGAGGACTGGAAAGGTCATGAAGGATGGGGCAAACTGACCAAGCATACAGGCGAAGATGGATCTCGGAGTTCCTTGATCCTGAGCCTGCTGTTAGATCATGCATTGTTCTTCCATCATCACCAGAAAGCCCGCTTGGAAAACAAACTTCCTGCATGGAGTGTGGGAAGCCTATCCCAGCGGATTCACACAGAAGCTTTAGTTCAATTTGTCCAGGATTTCTGTGGAAACGAAATTAGTGAACAAAAGCTTGATAAGTTAAAAGCAGGAACCCGTTCAAAAGCGTGGCCCCGGATGACGTGA
- a CDS encoding IS110 family transposase, with product MAKSTGKKSKNGIENLNAIHPNAAGIDIGATEIYIAVPGDRSDDPVRRFDTFTDDLHDAARWLKSCDIDSIAMESTGVYWIPVFQILDAYGFEVILVNARHVKNVPGRKTDVQDCQWLQYLHSVGLLRGSFRPAQDICAVRSLLRHRDNLVKSASSHIQHIQKSLTQMNLQIHNVISDITGVTGMAIIDAILAGERNPKKLAELKDRRIKATKQTIVKSLTGDYRREHLFTLEQTVQSYRNYRQLIIDCDVEIENHLKEFESRIYIDDIKPPPGKKGGRKPKANTPNFDVKTHMHRILGTDLTLIDGISELTAHVVFTEVGPDLSQFKTVGHFCSWLGLCPNNKISGGKVLSSHTRPGSNRLAHALRLSANSLWKSKSYLGDYFRRMRARHGAPKAITSTAHKLARIIYHLIKNKKAFDDSVFSEQEKTHQKRLKKRVINQAKSLGLEIVVA from the coding sequence ATGGCAAAAAGTACCGGAAAAAAGAGCAAAAATGGAATTGAGAACCTGAATGCAATCCATCCTAACGCTGCCGGCATCGACATTGGTGCTACAGAGATCTACATTGCCGTCCCTGGTGATAGATCAGATGATCCGGTAAGACGTTTTGATACATTTACCGATGATTTGCATGACGCAGCCAGGTGGCTAAAAAGTTGCGATATTGATTCGATTGCCATGGAATCCACAGGCGTATACTGGATACCTGTTTTCCAAATTCTAGATGCATATGGATTTGAGGTTATCCTGGTTAACGCTAGACACGTTAAAAATGTGCCTGGCCGCAAAACTGATGTTCAGGATTGTCAATGGCTTCAATATCTTCATTCTGTCGGTTTGTTGCGAGGTTCATTCCGGCCTGCACAGGATATTTGCGCCGTCCGGTCCTTACTCAGGCACAGAGATAATCTGGTTAAATCCGCTTCTTCCCATATCCAGCATATTCAAAAATCTCTGACCCAGATGAATCTACAGATTCACAACGTCATCAGCGATATTACCGGCGTTACCGGAATGGCAATTATTGATGCAATTCTTGCCGGAGAGCGAAATCCTAAAAAATTAGCTGAATTGAAAGATCGACGGATAAAGGCCACAAAGCAGACAATTGTCAAATCGCTGACGGGAGATTATCGACGGGAGCATCTTTTTACACTTGAGCAGACAGTTCAATCCTATCGTAATTACCGCCAGTTGATCATAGATTGTGATGTTGAAATTGAAAACCATTTGAAAGAATTTGAATCCCGTATTTATATTGATGATATAAAACCGCCGCCTGGCAAAAAGGGTGGACGGAAACCAAAGGCCAATACGCCTAATTTTGATGTCAAAACCCACATGCATCGTATTCTGGGGACGGATTTAACACTGATAGATGGTATCAGCGAATTGACGGCCCACGTCGTATTCACCGAAGTTGGCCCGGATTTATCCCAATTTAAAACTGTCGGCCATTTCTGCTCTTGGCTCGGTTTATGTCCCAACAATAAAATCAGCGGTGGAAAAGTGCTTTCATCACATACCCGTCCCGGGTCCAATCGATTAGCTCACGCGCTTCGGCTTTCAGCTAACTCGCTTTGGAAAAGCAAATCATATCTCGGTGATTATTTCCGTAGAATGCGTGCCCGTCACGGCGCACCAAAAGCGATCACCTCCACCGCCCACAAATTGGCCCGCATCATCTATCACCTCATCAAGAACAAGAAAGCTTTCGATGATTCGGTTTTTTCTGAACAGGAAAAGACACATCAGAAACGTTTGAAAAAACGTGTAATAAATCAGGCTAAATCTCTTGGATTAGAGATAGTTGTGGCTTGA
- a CDS encoding DUF1302 family protein, translating into MANKTVCSLCIILLFLGYCFFFTYPAYSESQDAEETVPFLGDTLPDDIFEDAGSQENKSGFSISGEILARGTFQSKEDDAIENNQSFRNRILLEGKYKNCVTVSALSDYLYFAEENQTDDFDIDLYEAKWEYTGKKYGLSLGKQIVRWGKTDQVSPVDTLNPLDFREFIIPDYEERKIPVWMANAKWFSEYFTLEGVFIPFFEESKWDYFGTNWSVFSHVKEELQGAVSNPALKSYINDLSVHETNPDDEAEFAVRLHTTIKNIDLGFTFHWMTEDNPYYKKFPIKNINVNGSFSGSAISSALGSVVFTDENVEVEYRKTKAAGFEFETTWDKYGIRGEALWMENQSFLTSSLTSSRHPTITAVMGVDHTTAGNIYFNFQALYSHIKDYSDEILYFDKDSFSLLGEIKLDLISDWLQGAVIYNVSLNNNSHYISPYLKYTYVTNLECKMGTGFFLGSENTWLGRYDAYDYFFLNIIYLF; encoded by the coding sequence ATGGCAAATAAAACTGTTTGCAGTTTATGTATTATTCTTTTATTTTTAGGTTATTGCTTTTTTTTTACTTATCCGGCCTATTCTGAATCACAAGATGCGGAAGAAACTGTTCCATTCTTAGGAGATACGCTGCCGGATGATATTTTTGAAGATGCGGGCTCACAGGAAAACAAGTCCGGATTTTCAATATCAGGTGAAATTCTTGCCAGAGGAACATTTCAATCCAAAGAAGATGATGCAATTGAAAATAACCAAAGCTTCAGGAACCGGATACTGCTCGAAGGAAAATATAAAAACTGCGTTACGGTTTCTGCGCTCTCTGATTATCTTTATTTTGCCGAAGAAAACCAAACAGATGATTTCGATATAGATCTTTACGAAGCAAAATGGGAATATACAGGCAAAAAATACGGACTTTCCCTGGGCAAGCAAATCGTCCGGTGGGGTAAGACCGACCAAGTTAGCCCGGTTGATACCCTGAACCCCCTGGATTTCCGTGAATTTATCATCCCGGATTACGAAGAACGCAAAATTCCGGTATGGATGGCAAATGCCAAATGGTTTTCAGAATATTTCACACTTGAAGGGGTGTTTATTCCTTTTTTTGAGGAATCAAAATGGGATTATTTCGGTACCAACTGGTCTGTTTTCAGCCATGTAAAAGAAGAACTTCAGGGCGCTGTATCTAATCCGGCACTTAAGTCATACATCAACGATTTGTCTGTCCATGAGACTAATCCTGACGACGAGGCAGAGTTCGCTGTCCGGCTTCACACAACCATAAAAAATATAGATCTGGGTTTTACATTCCACTGGATGACGGAGGATAATCCATATTACAAAAAGTTCCCAATCAAAAATATCAATGTAAACGGCTCTTTTTCAGGAAGTGCCATTTCCTCCGCTCTTGGATCGGTAGTATTTACAGATGAGAATGTTGAAGTAGAGTACCGGAAAACAAAAGCTGCAGGATTTGAATTTGAAACTACCTGGGACAAATACGGCATCAGGGGAGAAGCCTTATGGATGGAAAACCAGTCCTTCTTAACCTCATCCCTTACGTCTTCCCGCCATCCCACGATTACAGCCGTTATGGGTGTTGACCATACCACCGCCGGAAACATTTATTTCAACTTTCAGGCGCTGTATTCACATATCAAAGACTATTCAGACGAGATCCTTTATTTTGACAAGGACTCTTTTTCATTGCTGGGGGAAATAAAACTGGACCTGATATCGGACTGGCTTCAAGGAGCGGTAATTTACAATGTGTCTCTCAATAATAATTCCCATTACATCTCCCCATATTTAAAATACACTTATGTTACCAACCTTGAGTGTAAAATGGGGACCGGGTTTTTCTTAGGGAGCGAGAATACTTGGCTTGGACGTTATGACGCTTATGATTATTTTTTTTTAAATATAATATATCTATTTTAG
- a CDS encoding outer membrane lipoprotein-sorting protein, which produces MTKISVNIIQGILILSAICIVSIADAEEITGRQLAQKVFDRDRGKNSVSTAQMVLVSKSGKKRTRHFTTKRIEENGLEKQITRFTAPADIEGTGFLNVEKPGLETEQFLYLPALKRTRRIVSSQKDQRFVNSDFTYEDMERHPVSNYTYKITGSTKVGNLDCYILKSRPKQGVESQYGLTISTISKDALVPVHVKFYDKKNKHIKTYNVLKLEQVQGIWTEIINTMEDHKKNHKTYIKQSKITYNTNIKTDDISRKNLENH; this is translated from the coding sequence ATGACAAAAATTTCAGTCAATATCATTCAGGGTATACTGATTTTATCCGCCATATGTATTGTTTCTATTGCCGATGCAGAAGAGATAACCGGAAGGCAACTGGCCCAGAAGGTGTTTGACCGGGACCGGGGAAAAAATTCTGTTTCAACGGCACAAATGGTATTGGTCAGTAAAAGCGGCAAAAAAAGAACCCGTCATTTTACAACCAAACGGATTGAAGAAAACGGGCTGGAAAAACAGATCACGCGATTTACCGCTCCGGCCGACATTGAAGGCACGGGTTTCTTAAATGTTGAAAAACCGGGTTTGGAAACCGAACAGTTTTTATACCTTCCCGCTTTAAAGCGGACCCGGCGAATCGTCAGCTCCCAGAAAGACCAGCGATTTGTTAACAGTGATTTTACGTATGAAGATATGGAACGGCACCCTGTTTCTAACTATACATATAAAATCACCGGTTCAACCAAGGTCGGCAACCTCGACTGCTATATCCTTAAATCCCGGCCCAAACAAGGGGTTGAATCTCAATATGGTTTAACTATCAGCACGATCTCAAAGGATGCCCTTGTACCGGTCCACGTAAAATTTTATGATAAAAAAAATAAGCATATCAAAACGTATAATGTCTTAAAACTTGAACAGGTCCAGGGCATCTGGACGGAAATCATAAATACCATGGAAGATCATAAAAAAAATCATAAAACCTATATTAAGCAAAGTAAAATTACATATAATACCAATATAAAAACAGACGATATCTCACGGAAAAACCTTGAAAATCATTGA
- a CDS encoding tetratricopeptide repeat protein, translating into MKNCSRVILVLLIVLTSLCSCSSKEDKKEAHIQKGNNYFEAEEYKKAEIEFKNALQIDGTDISTLMKLGNTFMKLGQVQQAFSVFSTVEKKAPDNIEALVTLAKFYFLDKKLAETQARIDKILEKDPSNIDALFLKGRILARRNQVDEARVIFEKILEIKNDHVGSLHGIAGIKTKEKKFDEAEALLQKAVDSAEDTTQPRIVLAQFYIARKQLDKAEEQLNISAAEHPENAGHQILLGNFYLKTRNMEKAEAAYRKAVEIQPDKSRPLVILAGFYNLTGKKEQALELYRNACAIDPEDMNTRMVLARFLYRDKKKDEAEKELKEIMSKRPGLASARMLKSEILISKKEYQPALQLLSALEKDEPNSHRVQFFKGLCYIGLGDPNQAATSVYKAVQLKPDYIKAKMLLSEIYFRQHSYELTVEQTTGALKLNPNLYRAILIRANAYMALKKFKDAENDYRYMIKLDPDNPTGYYRLAYLKSGMGQFDQANPLLEKAYSLNNKLLDVFNLRVRNAVAQKSFEKAHDLCTEQMETFKDNNKLLAVIHAMKAKIYLAEKNIDSAESELKKAIDISPDYLAPYNDLAKIYLSRKNVELAKEQYKTIISKNKKSASSHMLLAVLYETEKDFDTAEDHYRKALDINPNYAAAANNLSYHLAARTNKLDEALALARKAKALYPEDPSIMDTLGFAYYKKELYGNAVAQFLDCLEKIPDNPVIRYHLGLAYYGKGEKALAGKELANALELKEDFSGAEHARTMLEEINTGGDK; encoded by the coding sequence ATGAAAAACTGTTCCAGAGTCATCCTGGTATTGCTCATCGTGCTGACTTCTCTTTGTAGCTGTTCAAGCAAAGAGGACAAAAAAGAAGCCCATATCCAGAAAGGGAATAACTATTTTGAAGCCGAGGAATATAAAAAGGCGGAAATAGAATTTAAAAATGCTCTTCAAATAGACGGTACGGACATCTCAACCCTAATGAAGCTGGGTAACACCTTTATGAAACTCGGCCAGGTGCAACAGGCATTTTCCGTTTTTTCAACAGTGGAAAAGAAAGCCCCTGACAATATTGAAGCATTGGTGACCCTGGCTAAATTTTATTTCCTGGATAAAAAACTTGCAGAGACTCAGGCGCGTATAGATAAAATTCTGGAAAAGGATCCCTCAAATATAGATGCCTTGTTTCTCAAAGGAAGAATATTAGCCAGAAGAAACCAGGTTGATGAAGCCCGGGTCATCTTTGAAAAAATTCTTGAAATAAAAAATGATCATGTCGGAAGCCTTCATGGGATAGCAGGCATAAAAACAAAAGAAAAAAAGTTTGACGAAGCAGAAGCCCTTCTGCAGAAGGCAGTGGATTCTGCGGAGGATACTACCCAACCCCGGATTGTCCTTGCACAGTTCTATATTGCCCGAAAGCAGCTGGACAAAGCCGAAGAGCAGCTTAATATTTCTGCCGCCGAACATCCGGAGAATGCCGGCCACCAGATTTTATTAGGCAATTTTTATTTAAAAACAAGGAACATGGAAAAAGCTGAAGCCGCTTACAGAAAAGCGGTTGAAATCCAGCCGGATAAAAGCCGCCCCCTGGTCATACTTGCCGGATTCTACAACCTTACCGGGAAAAAGGAACAGGCCCTTGAACTATACCGTAACGCTTGCGCCATTGATCCTGAAGATATGAATACGCGCATGGTTCTGGCCCGGTTCCTTTACAGAGATAAAAAGAAAGATGAGGCTGAAAAAGAGCTTAAAGAGATCATGAGTAAACGCCCCGGGCTTGCTTCTGCCAGAATGTTGAAAAGCGAAATTCTGATTTCCAAAAAAGAGTATCAGCCTGCATTGCAACTTCTTTCTGCGCTTGAGAAAGATGAGCCCAATTCCCACAGAGTCCAATTTTTTAAAGGTCTTTGCTATATAGGCCTTGGAGACCCAAACCAAGCAGCAACATCTGTATATAAGGCCGTTCAACTGAAACCGGATTATATAAAAGCCAAAATGCTGCTGTCGGAGATATACTTCCGGCAGCATTCTTATGAACTTACCGTGGAACAAACCACGGGGGCTCTCAAGCTCAACCCAAACCTTTACCGGGCCATTCTGATCCGGGCAAATGCATACATGGCCTTGAAAAAATTCAAGGATGCTGAAAATGATTACAGGTATATGATCAAACTTGACCCGGATAACCCAACCGGATATTACCGCCTGGCTTACCTGAAATCAGGCATGGGACAATTTGACCAGGCAAATCCTTTGCTTGAAAAGGCCTATTCACTGAACAACAAGCTGCTTGATGTATTTAATCTGAGAGTCAGAAATGCGGTGGCACAAAAATCTTTTGAAAAAGCACATGATCTTTGCACCGAGCAGATGGAAACGTTTAAAGACAATAATAAGCTCCTTGCAGTTATTCATGCTATGAAGGCTAAAATATATCTGGCTGAAAAAAATATTGACAGTGCCGAATCCGAATTAAAAAAAGCGATTGATATTTCCCCGGATTACTTAGCGCCATATAATGACTTGGCAAAAATCTACCTATCTCGGAAAAATGTTGAACTTGCGAAGGAACAATATAAAACAATAATTTCCAAAAATAAAAAAAGTGCTTCTTCTCATATGCTGCTCGCCGTGCTGTATGAAACAGAAAAAGACTTTGACACTGCAGAAGACCACTACCGAAAAGCCCTTGATATAAACCCCAATTATGCAGCTGCTGCCAACAACCTGTCTTATCATCTTGCGGCTAGGACGAATAAATTGGATGAAGCCCTGGCCTTGGCCCGGAAAGCCAAAGCCCTTTATCCCGAAGATCCCAGCATAATGGATACGTTGGGTTTTGCATATTATAAAAAAGAGTTGTACGGAAATGCCGTTGCCCAGTTTCTGGACTGCCTGGAAAAAATCCCGGACAACCCGGTTATCAGATATCACCTGGGCCTGGCCTATTATGGCAAAGGTGAAAAGGCCCTTGCCGGCAAAGAGCTGGCCAACGCCCTTGAACTGAAGGAAGATTTTTCAGGCGCAGAGCATGCCAGAACCATGCTGGAGGAGATAAATACTGGAGGAGATAAATAA
- a CDS encoding tetratricopeptide repeat protein: MKKKKIMRLGGVVFISVIISGMVLAGIIVYQFSDQLGGKASLFEQDGDDAYAEKAYAKALQYWLNIPEEARSAVLCGKIGTAYLKLSNLDQATLFFEMALKKNPLDMAVQKQAIRISLLKGNMAKAEKMLSELKDRAASGPEVLMLSGDLFLLKGDLERAKMDYTLAMDFSPGKIRPKIKLAICLVQQQNKIEAEKIMTDVLSHPLKKISDLMLAADYYILADDALKAEGLIQKAVQTDPGDLNIKIRLCRFYRSTGMLAKAEQYLKIVAAQYPDNAGFKLMSADICLARLDVGGAQKWLDKVNELKGDDTGYHLLMGKFWMFQGRFSHAVSYLKTALERNYGLVSAHYLLGITYLAGGQSKLAETSLTRALMMEPDNVDALLAMSGLHYKSKDYALALQYIDRVLSLNSSESTAWQVKGLCLMEKGEYKTASQAFSRAWHLNGSVSALFFLARSFEGQKLYQTALDTYESILEKKTDMVEALYHYACLLADTGKGGQALELIDLWLKKGKNLSSLYYVGAKISLALKNFPKCKTYINMAMTDKPVSGTFYLLQAGLLRAEKEYTAMEDTLLACTREQPLFLDGWRFLAAYYMEKYETGSAKEVLEKALKHFPDDPEIMGNLAWILLEEGSDPDRSLEFARTAYDQMPDQAWLMDTLGWAYYQKKAFGQAGWMLSQAEEKDPDNGTIKYHLGMTLYKQGKFLKAKEKLESVLLSNDIKESEKEKIKISLSELNDHKKEKDNSDIIIFDPDEQPSLKFPENLDQEEDILKPDWSNMEWSSS; the protein is encoded by the coding sequence GTGAAGAAAAAGAAAATAATGCGCCTTGGCGGGGTGGTTTTCATTTCCGTTATTATTTCCGGGATGGTTTTGGCAGGCATTATTGTTTATCAATTTTCTGATCAGCTTGGCGGAAAGGCAAGTTTATTTGAACAAGACGGGGATGATGCATATGCGGAAAAAGCTTATGCCAAAGCCCTGCAATACTGGTTAAATATTCCTGAAGAAGCCAGGAGCGCTGTTCTTTGCGGCAAAATCGGAACTGCTTATCTAAAACTTTCCAATCTTGATCAGGCAACCCTGTTTTTTGAGATGGCTTTGAAGAAAAATCCTCTGGACATGGCGGTTCAAAAACAGGCCATACGGATTTCATTGCTCAAAGGGAATATGGCCAAGGCGGAAAAAATGCTGTCTGAACTCAAGGACCGTGCGGCAAGTGGGCCCGAAGTACTGATGCTTTCAGGGGACCTGTTTTTACTTAAAGGCGATCTTGAAAGGGCGAAAATGGATTATACTTTGGCCATGGATTTTTCGCCTGGGAAGATTCGCCCAAAAATAAAGCTGGCTATTTGCCTTGTACAACAGCAAAATAAGATTGAAGCGGAAAAGATAATGACTGATGTACTGTCTCATCCGTTGAAAAAAATTTCTGATCTTATGCTTGCTGCCGATTATTATATCCTTGCAGATGATGCTTTAAAGGCTGAAGGGCTTATTCAAAAAGCCGTCCAAACCGATCCTGGAGACCTGAATATCAAAATTCGGCTCTGCCGGTTTTACAGGTCGACCGGAATGCTGGCCAAGGCAGAGCAGTATTTAAAGATAGTGGCCGCCCAATACCCGGATAACGCCGGCTTCAAACTGATGTCTGCCGACATCTGCCTGGCCCGTCTGGACGTCGGTGGGGCGCAAAAATGGTTGGACAAGGTAAATGAACTAAAAGGTGACGATACCGGATATCATTTGCTTATGGGAAAATTTTGGATGTTCCAGGGACGTTTTTCTCACGCTGTATCCTATCTTAAAACTGCTTTGGAAAGAAATTACGGACTTGTGTCAGCCCACTATCTATTGGGTATTACATATCTTGCAGGAGGTCAGAGTAAACTTGCCGAAACCTCTTTGACCCGGGCATTGATGATGGAACCGGATAATGTGGATGCACTTTTGGCCATGTCTGGGCTCCATTACAAAAGTAAAGACTATGCCCTGGCACTTCAATATATTGATCGGGTATTATCCCTGAATTCTTCTGAATCGACCGCCTGGCAGGTAAAAGGGCTCTGCCTTATGGAAAAAGGTGAATATAAAACCGCCTCCCAGGCTTTTTCCAGAGCCTGGCACTTGAACGGCAGTGTATCCGCCCTGTTTTTTCTGGCGCGCAGTTTTGAAGGGCAAAAACTTTACCAGACAGCACTTGATACCTATGAATCCATCCTTGAAAAAAAAACGGATATGGTTGAAGCCCTTTACCACTATGCATGCCTTCTGGCGGATACGGGAAAAGGCGGCCAGGCTCTTGAACTAATAGATCTATGGCTTAAGAAAGGCAAAAATTTGTCAAGCTTGTATTATGTCGGGGCAAAAATCAGTCTGGCACTTAAAAACTTTCCAAAATGCAAAACATACATAAACATGGCTATGACGGATAAGCCGGTTTCAGGAACATTTTATCTTCTGCAGGCAGGCCTGCTCCGGGCAGAAAAAGAATATACCGCTATGGAAGACACGCTTTTGGCATGTACCCGGGAGCAACCCTTGTTTCTGGACGGATGGCGGTTTCTGGCAGCATATTATATGGAAAAATACGAAACCGGGTCAGCAAAAGAGGTGCTTGAAAAAGCCCTTAAACATTTCCCGGACGACCCGGAAATCATGGGTAACCTGGCATGGATTCTCCTTGAAGAAGGAAGTGATCCGGACCGGTCCCTGGAATTTGCCAGGACCGCTTATGATCAAATGCCGGACCAAGCCTGGCTCATGGATACCTTAGGGTGGGCCTATTACCAAAAAAAGGCCTTTGGCCAGGCTGGGTGGATGCTGTCACAGGCTGAAGAAAAAGATCCGGACAACGGGACTATTAAATATCATTTAGGCATGACTTTGTATAAACAGGGAAAATTTTTAAAAGCAAAAGAAAAACTCGAATCTGTCTTGCTCAGTAACGATATAAAAGAATCCGAAAAAGAAAAAATAAAGATCAGCCTTTCAGAATTAAACGATCATAAAAAAGAAAAAGATAACTCTGATATCATCATTTTTGATCCTGATGAGCAACCCTCCTTGAAATTCCCTGAAAATTTAGACCAAGAAGAAGATATTCTGAAGCCCGACTGGAGTAATATGGAGTGGTCTTCGTCTTAG
- a CDS encoding glycosyltransferase — translation MKQKFRIVHLVFSFSTGGMEKGIATLVQATHHEVEHIIVCTTRTGRSEELLPTGTRVISMEKPNGNSIGFLFRLSGLLKSLDPDVVHTRNWAGLDGVIAARLAGIRAVVHGEHGWGMVDPDGLNRKRVWIRRVLSFLIHEYTCVSQQMASWLKKDIGVRQRVTPIYNGVDYENYSPRKSKGNNNGFSVCVVGRLDPIKDHLTLFKGFAAVRKQIPEAQLYVVGDGPERKRLEQASVEGTIFLGNRRDVPDLLKKMDLFVLPSINEGISNTILEAMATGLPVVTTKVGGNIELIQDGVNGQLFEVGDWKHLSNIMLDYYHNKEKRTAHGKVSRRIIESRFSIDQMVGAYMQVWKRVAKKY, via the coding sequence ATGAAACAAAAATTTCGGATTGTTCATCTGGTGTTCTCCTTTTCAACTGGTGGAATGGAAAAGGGTATTGCCACACTGGTACAGGCCACTCACCATGAAGTGGAGCATATTATTGTTTGCACCACCAGGACAGGGAGATCTGAAGAATTACTGCCCACCGGAACCCGGGTGATATCGATGGAAAAACCTAATGGTAATTCCATTGGTTTTCTTTTCCGGTTATCCGGTTTGCTGAAATCCCTTGATCCGGATGTGGTTCATACCCGAAACTGGGCAGGGCTTGATGGTGTTATTGCAGCCCGCCTTGCAGGGATCAGGGCGGTTGTCCATGGGGAGCATGGATGGGGTATGGTGGATCCGGATGGGTTGAACCGGAAACGGGTATGGATCCGGCGGGTGTTGTCTTTTCTGATTCATGAATATACATGCGTTTCCCAACAGATGGCGTCCTGGCTTAAGAAGGATATCGGAGTCCGGCAGCGGGTGACCCCAATTTATAACGGGGTGGATTATGAGAACTACAGCCCCCGTAAAAGTAAGGGAAATAATAACGGGTTTTCCGTCTGCGTAGTTGGTAGACTGGACCCCATTAAAGACCATTTAACTTTGTTTAAGGGGTTTGCTGCAGTCAGAAAACAGATTCCCGAAGCCCAGTTGTATGTGGTTGGAGACGGACCGGAAAGAAAAAGACTTGAACAGGCATCCGTAGAGGGAACTATTTTTTTGGGGAACAGGCGGGATGTTCCTGACCTTTTAAAAAAGATGGATTTATTTGTCCTGCCCTCAATCAATGAAGGTATTTCTAATACGATTCTGGAAGCTATGGCTACCGGATTGCCGGTTGTTACAACCAAGGTGGGGGGGAATATAGAGCTTATTCAAGACGGCGTTAACGGCCAACTATTCGAGGTTGGGGACTGGAAACACCTTTCTAATATTATGCTTGATTATTATCACAATAAAGAAAAAAGAACGGCCCATGGAAAAGTGTCCAGGAGAATTATCGAAAGCAGGTTTTCCATTGATCAAATGGTGGGGGCATATATGCAAGTATGGAAACGGGTTGCAAAAAAATATTGA
- a CDS encoding addiction module protein: MLIRNLIEDLDDLDEFNLEQLWFKEASRRLQEFRAGNIEDRPAAHVFHDARKKIQQIR, encoded by the coding sequence ATGTTGATCAGAAATTTAATTGAGGACCTTGATGACCTCGATGAATTTAATCTGGAACAATTATGGTTTAAAGAAGCTTCCAGACGATTACAGGAATTTAGGGCAGGTAATATTGAGGATAGGCCTGCTGCACATGTGTTTCATGATGCTCGGAAAAAAATACAGCAAATTCGATGA